A single Acropora palmata chromosome 5, jaAcrPala1.3, whole genome shotgun sequence DNA region contains:
- the LOC141882125 gene encoding EGF and laminin G domain-containing protein-like isoform X2, which produces MEYRTTSGNIINSDKDELRIEFSTVQPSGLLFYARNSGGQFADYVALELVGGRLRFSIRYGRSSHSTENLHETLTGKNLNDAKSHFVEVLHDKDVTTIYLDKTSDQEKAEHSFKTKYTKLDIDVAMYVGGAADFKDLLSVKSNALFMGCIFQAEFKKILPGPVKVIDFLKDDNVTTYPSTMNKKCVAQTYEPFTFSSDDSSFVCPVGGLSSANSLSGSFLFRTYKTNGVLLKQVNGGNGFELSYMEKDVQLKVTIGDNETLVNINYQNELTKINKGNWHYVTFNISQASFELSVGSKRENRTPAATFPSNFFKAYVTAGGFVGCMNELIINKQKCQPNATSQIKNVEWSGCNITDFCIFSPCLHGGECTQTGKTFSCGCSGTGYDKGRNSLSVCQFSESESTCESLKKNNPSLSLSDRSYALDFDGSGPIKTYQAFCNFSADPPTTRVESRNFKIKLTPSNQPISQRISYEPSLDAAKALARRSEWCYQYVDFGCKKAKLHTGSNNEKLGFWVSSNGVYQSYWGGAKQGSRSCACGETNPNSCVDPTKKCNCDAGLDKWHNDEGYLNSTTLLPVVEVMFKGVTIGTEANFTVGHLFCAGEISNTATFVNQDGFIKLKKWSPPSNGVISLFFKTPYKKGVLLFNGIPNKDFFQVEIINETSVGLSYNIGNGVRKIELSLGDKQVNDRSWHHVMIYHNMKVFGFRLDNQEGKHENPLFLKRELNLNNELYVAGYPYDVSKGFVGCIRGLDINGEVQDLSKLAGEAEYVKSGCGAACQNNSCKNHAKCLDNYNVYLCDCSKTPYYGYFCHKENGASFNDRDSQLVYEYPSASDVFRFDIVVGFKLGERKPCSGDIIRLDSSDDSQFYRLSLTNRKLQFDFKGPRGSGSITIDPPSVGDFCRDVHTFALSRRYKVVNYTIDGVKKPKEEIERLDGLFTSMKKVTIGKEGDGGFKGCITGVKVTREAVGQKPETVEPIKEYLYDDKKTDRVTSKDVSKDTCGPEPKVPEIPTPRPVDQGTDVSTPQGSTTYPKTKTVTISPSSSSASQLSVIVIIYIISISFTVTTSCFQYAG; this is translated from the exons ATGGAGTATAGAACAACCTCGGGCAATATCATTAACTCTGACAAGGATGAGTTGCGTATTGAATTCAGCACAGTACAACCCTCTGGTCTACTCTTTTATGCCAGAAACTCAGGAGGACAATTTGCAGACTATGTTGCTCTTGAACTTGTCGGTGGGAGATTGAG GTTCTCTATACGTTATGGGAGGTCAAGTCACAGCACTGAAAATTTACATGAAACTCTTACAGGGAAAAACCTCAATGATGCTAAATCACATTTTGTTGAAGTCCTCCATGATAAAGATGTCACAACCATTTACCTTGACAAAACATCTGATCAAGAAAAAGCTGAACACAGTTTCAAAACCAAATATACAAAACTAGACATTGATGTAGCCATGTATGTTGGCGGTGCAGCTGATTTCAAAGATCTTCTCTCTGTTAAATCAAATGCTCTTTTTATGGGCTGCATCTTTCAGGCAGAATTCAAGAAAATATTGCCAGGCCCAGTAAAGGTGATAGACTTTCTGAAGGACGATAATGTCACCACTTATCCAAGTACTATGAACAAGAAATGCGTGGCACAAACTTACGAGCCATTTACGTTTAGTTCAGATGATTCAAGCTTTGTCTGTCCGGTCGGTGGCTTGTCTTCAGCAAATTCACTGAGTGGAAGTTTCTTGTTCCGTACGTACAAGACTAATGGGGTTCTTCTCAAACAAGTCAATGGTGGCAATGGATTTGAACTATCATACATGGAGAAGGATGTTCAACTGAAAGTTACCATTGGTGATAATGAAACCCTAGTAAACATCAATTATCAAAACGAGttgacgaaaataaacaagggAAATTGGCACTACGTTACGTTCAACATCTCACAAGCATCATTTGAGCTGTCAGTGGGTTCCAAGAGAGAAAACCGTACTCCTGCTGCGACATTTCCAAGTAATTTTTTCAAGGCTTATGTGACAGCTGGAGGATTTGTTGGTTGCATGAATGAGCTCATCATTAATAAGCAGAAGTGCCAACCAAACGCAACATCACAAATCAAAAATGTTGAGTGGAGTGGCTGTAACATCACTGACTTTTGTATATTTTCTCCCTGCTTACATGGAGGCGAGTGTACACAAACTGGCAAGACATTTTCCTGTGGTTGCTCTGGTACTGGTTATGACAAAGGGCGCAACAGTTTGTCTGTTTGTCAATTTT CTGAGTCTGAGTCTACCTGTGAGagtctgaagaaaaacaacccAAGTCTTAGTCTTAGTGACCGTTCGTATGCACTAGATTTTGATGGCTCAGGTCCAATCAAGACATACCAGGCTTTTTGCAACTTTTCTGCTGACCCTCCAACTACAAGAGTGGAGTCTAGAAACTTCAAGATCAAGCTAACTCCAAGTAACCAACCTATCTCACAACGAATATCTTATGAACCAAGCTTAGATGCTGCTAAAGCTTTGGCTAGACGCAGTGAATGGTGCTATCAATATGTTGACTTTGGATGCAAGAAAGCAAAGTTACACACTGGAAGTAACAATGAAAAGCTTGGGTTTTGGGTGTCATCAAATGGAGTGTACCAGAGTTACTGGGGAGGTGCCAAGCAAGGGTCAAGATCATGCGCATGTGGTGAAACAAACCCAAATTCTTGCGTTGATCCTACTAAAAAATGCAACTGTGACGCTGGCTTAGACAAGTGGCACAATGATGAAGGATATCTAAATTCGACAACTCTACTTCCTGTAGTGGAGGTGATGTTTAAGGGAGTGACAATAGGGACAGAGGCAAACTTCACAGTGGGACATCTTTTTTGTGCAG GCGAAATCAGCAACACCGCGACATTTGTAAATCAAGATGGCTTTATCAAACTCAAGAAGTGGTCTCCACCGTCAAATGGGGTAATCTCACTTTTCTTCAAGACACCCTATAAGAAAGGAGTATTGCTGTTCAATGGCATACCTAACAaagatttctttcaagttGAAATCATCAATGAAACTTCAGTTGGTCTCTCGTACAACATTGGCAATGGTGTAAGGAAAATTGAACTTAGTTTGGGAGACAAGCAAGTAAATGACCGCTCCTGGCACCATGTTATGATCTATCATAACATGAAAGTCTTTGGATTCAGACTTGATAATCAAGAGGGCAAGCATGAAAATCCATTGTTTTTGAAGAGAGAGTTGAACCTGAATAATGAACTTTATGTTGCTGGTTACCCATATGATGTGTCTAAAGGATTTGTGGGCTGTATTCGTGGACTG GACATAAATGGTGAAGTTCAGGACTTAAGTAAGCTGGCTGGTGAGGCAGAGTATGTGAAAAGTGGATGCGGTGCTGCCTGTCAGAACAATTCTTGCAAGAATCATGCAAAATGTCTTGATAATTACAATGTGTACCTCTGTGATTGCAGCAAGACTCCATATTATGGTTACTTTTGCCACAAAG AGAATGGTGCATCGTTCAACGATCGAGACAGTCAATTGGTCTACGAGTACCCCTCTGCCTCAGATGTTTTCAGATTTGATATTGTGGTTGGGTTCAAGCTGGGAGAAAGAAAGCCATGCAGCGGGGACATAATACGACTTGACAGCAGTGATGATTCACAATTCTACCGCCTCTCTCTCACTAATAGGAAACTTCAGTTTGACTTTAAGGGTCCTAGAGGTTCAGGATCTATTACAATTGATCCACCCTCAGTTGGAGATTTTTGTAGAGATGTTCACACATTTGCTTTAAGTCGGCGATACAAGGTTGTGAACTACACTATTGATGGAGTTAAGAAACCAAAGGAAGAGATCGAGAGACTGGACGGGCTTTTCACGTCAATGAAGAAGGTAACAATTGGCAAGGAAGGCGATGGCGGCTTCAAGGGTTGTATAACTGGGGTAAAGGTCACACGAGAAGCGGTTGGACAAAAACCAGAAACAGTTGAACCCATCAAGGAATATCTTTATGATGACAAGAAGACGGATCGCGTTACTAGTAAAGACGTTTCGAAGGACACGTGTGGTCCAGAGCCCAAAGTACCCGAGATCCCCACACCACGCCCTGTCGACCAAGGAACAGATGTCTCTACCCCCCAAGGGAGCACTACCTATCCAAAGACCAAGACCGTGACGATTTCACCTTCGTCGTCGTCGGCATCACAATTATCCGTCATTGTTATCATTTACATCATCAGTATTTCGTTTACTGTCACTACCAGTTGCTTTCAATACGCTGGTTAG
- the LOC141882125 gene encoding EGF and laminin G domain-containing protein-like isoform X1 — translation MDLKGLASILWLFYCLEIVLSASRQFTGEGYMEYRTTSGNIINSDKDELRIEFSTVQPSGLLFYARNSGGQFADYVALELVGGRLRFSIRYGRSSHSTENLHETLTGKNLNDAKSHFVEVLHDKDVTTIYLDKTSDQEKAEHSFKTKYTKLDIDVAMYVGGAADFKDLLSVKSNALFMGCIFQAEFKKILPGPVKVIDFLKDDNVTTYPSTMNKKCVAQTYEPFTFSSDDSSFVCPVGGLSSANSLSGSFLFRTYKTNGVLLKQVNGGNGFELSYMEKDVQLKVTIGDNETLVNINYQNELTKINKGNWHYVTFNISQASFELSVGSKRENRTPAATFPSNFFKAYVTAGGFVGCMNELIINKQKCQPNATSQIKNVEWSGCNITDFCIFSPCLHGGECTQTGKTFSCGCSGTGYDKGRNSLSVCQFSESESTCESLKKNNPSLSLSDRSYALDFDGSGPIKTYQAFCNFSADPPTTRVESRNFKIKLTPSNQPISQRISYEPSLDAAKALARRSEWCYQYVDFGCKKAKLHTGSNNEKLGFWVSSNGVYQSYWGGAKQGSRSCACGETNPNSCVDPTKKCNCDAGLDKWHNDEGYLNSTTLLPVVEVMFKGVTIGTEANFTVGHLFCAGEISNTATFVNQDGFIKLKKWSPPSNGVISLFFKTPYKKGVLLFNGIPNKDFFQVEIINETSVGLSYNIGNGVRKIELSLGDKQVNDRSWHHVMIYHNMKVFGFRLDNQEGKHENPLFLKRELNLNNELYVAGYPYDVSKGFVGCIRGLDINGEVQDLSKLAGEAEYVKSGCGAACQNNSCKNHAKCLDNYNVYLCDCSKTPYYGYFCHKENGASFNDRDSQLVYEYPSASDVFRFDIVVGFKLGERKPCSGDIIRLDSSDDSQFYRLSLTNRKLQFDFKGPRGSGSITIDPPSVGDFCRDVHTFALSRRYKVVNYTIDGVKKPKEEIERLDGLFTSMKKVTIGKEGDGGFKGCITGVKVTREAVGQKPETVEPIKEYLYDDKKTDRVTSKDVSKDTCGPEPKVPEIPTPRPVDQGTDVSTPQGSTTYPKTKTVTISPSSSSASQLSVIVIIYIISISFTVTTSCFQYAG, via the exons CATCTCGTCAGTTTACTGGTGAAGGTTATATGGAGTATAGAACAACCTCGGGCAATATCATTAACTCTGACAAGGATGAGTTGCGTATTGAATTCAGCACAGTACAACCCTCTGGTCTACTCTTTTATGCCAGAAACTCAGGAGGACAATTTGCAGACTATGTTGCTCTTGAACTTGTCGGTGGGAGATTGAG GTTCTCTATACGTTATGGGAGGTCAAGTCACAGCACTGAAAATTTACATGAAACTCTTACAGGGAAAAACCTCAATGATGCTAAATCACATTTTGTTGAAGTCCTCCATGATAAAGATGTCACAACCATTTACCTTGACAAAACATCTGATCAAGAAAAAGCTGAACACAGTTTCAAAACCAAATATACAAAACTAGACATTGATGTAGCCATGTATGTTGGCGGTGCAGCTGATTTCAAAGATCTTCTCTCTGTTAAATCAAATGCTCTTTTTATGGGCTGCATCTTTCAGGCAGAATTCAAGAAAATATTGCCAGGCCCAGTAAAGGTGATAGACTTTCTGAAGGACGATAATGTCACCACTTATCCAAGTACTATGAACAAGAAATGCGTGGCACAAACTTACGAGCCATTTACGTTTAGTTCAGATGATTCAAGCTTTGTCTGTCCGGTCGGTGGCTTGTCTTCAGCAAATTCACTGAGTGGAAGTTTCTTGTTCCGTACGTACAAGACTAATGGGGTTCTTCTCAAACAAGTCAATGGTGGCAATGGATTTGAACTATCATACATGGAGAAGGATGTTCAACTGAAAGTTACCATTGGTGATAATGAAACCCTAGTAAACATCAATTATCAAAACGAGttgacgaaaataaacaagggAAATTGGCACTACGTTACGTTCAACATCTCACAAGCATCATTTGAGCTGTCAGTGGGTTCCAAGAGAGAAAACCGTACTCCTGCTGCGACATTTCCAAGTAATTTTTTCAAGGCTTATGTGACAGCTGGAGGATTTGTTGGTTGCATGAATGAGCTCATCATTAATAAGCAGAAGTGCCAACCAAACGCAACATCACAAATCAAAAATGTTGAGTGGAGTGGCTGTAACATCACTGACTTTTGTATATTTTCTCCCTGCTTACATGGAGGCGAGTGTACACAAACTGGCAAGACATTTTCCTGTGGTTGCTCTGGTACTGGTTATGACAAAGGGCGCAACAGTTTGTCTGTTTGTCAATTTT CTGAGTCTGAGTCTACCTGTGAGagtctgaagaaaaacaacccAAGTCTTAGTCTTAGTGACCGTTCGTATGCACTAGATTTTGATGGCTCAGGTCCAATCAAGACATACCAGGCTTTTTGCAACTTTTCTGCTGACCCTCCAACTACAAGAGTGGAGTCTAGAAACTTCAAGATCAAGCTAACTCCAAGTAACCAACCTATCTCACAACGAATATCTTATGAACCAAGCTTAGATGCTGCTAAAGCTTTGGCTAGACGCAGTGAATGGTGCTATCAATATGTTGACTTTGGATGCAAGAAAGCAAAGTTACACACTGGAAGTAACAATGAAAAGCTTGGGTTTTGGGTGTCATCAAATGGAGTGTACCAGAGTTACTGGGGAGGTGCCAAGCAAGGGTCAAGATCATGCGCATGTGGTGAAACAAACCCAAATTCTTGCGTTGATCCTACTAAAAAATGCAACTGTGACGCTGGCTTAGACAAGTGGCACAATGATGAAGGATATCTAAATTCGACAACTCTACTTCCTGTAGTGGAGGTGATGTTTAAGGGAGTGACAATAGGGACAGAGGCAAACTTCACAGTGGGACATCTTTTTTGTGCAG GCGAAATCAGCAACACCGCGACATTTGTAAATCAAGATGGCTTTATCAAACTCAAGAAGTGGTCTCCACCGTCAAATGGGGTAATCTCACTTTTCTTCAAGACACCCTATAAGAAAGGAGTATTGCTGTTCAATGGCATACCTAACAaagatttctttcaagttGAAATCATCAATGAAACTTCAGTTGGTCTCTCGTACAACATTGGCAATGGTGTAAGGAAAATTGAACTTAGTTTGGGAGACAAGCAAGTAAATGACCGCTCCTGGCACCATGTTATGATCTATCATAACATGAAAGTCTTTGGATTCAGACTTGATAATCAAGAGGGCAAGCATGAAAATCCATTGTTTTTGAAGAGAGAGTTGAACCTGAATAATGAACTTTATGTTGCTGGTTACCCATATGATGTGTCTAAAGGATTTGTGGGCTGTATTCGTGGACTG GACATAAATGGTGAAGTTCAGGACTTAAGTAAGCTGGCTGGTGAGGCAGAGTATGTGAAAAGTGGATGCGGTGCTGCCTGTCAGAACAATTCTTGCAAGAATCATGCAAAATGTCTTGATAATTACAATGTGTACCTCTGTGATTGCAGCAAGACTCCATATTATGGTTACTTTTGCCACAAAG AGAATGGTGCATCGTTCAACGATCGAGACAGTCAATTGGTCTACGAGTACCCCTCTGCCTCAGATGTTTTCAGATTTGATATTGTGGTTGGGTTCAAGCTGGGAGAAAGAAAGCCATGCAGCGGGGACATAATACGACTTGACAGCAGTGATGATTCACAATTCTACCGCCTCTCTCTCACTAATAGGAAACTTCAGTTTGACTTTAAGGGTCCTAGAGGTTCAGGATCTATTACAATTGATCCACCCTCAGTTGGAGATTTTTGTAGAGATGTTCACACATTTGCTTTAAGTCGGCGATACAAGGTTGTGAACTACACTATTGATGGAGTTAAGAAACCAAAGGAAGAGATCGAGAGACTGGACGGGCTTTTCACGTCAATGAAGAAGGTAACAATTGGCAAGGAAGGCGATGGCGGCTTCAAGGGTTGTATAACTGGGGTAAAGGTCACACGAGAAGCGGTTGGACAAAAACCAGAAACAGTTGAACCCATCAAGGAATATCTTTATGATGACAAGAAGACGGATCGCGTTACTAGTAAAGACGTTTCGAAGGACACGTGTGGTCCAGAGCCCAAAGTACCCGAGATCCCCACACCACGCCCTGTCGACCAAGGAACAGATGTCTCTACCCCCCAAGGGAGCACTACCTATCCAAAGACCAAGACCGTGACGATTTCACCTTCGTCGTCGTCGGCATCACAATTATCCGTCATTGTTATCATTTACATCATCAGTATTTCGTTTACTGTCACTACCAGTTGCTTTCAATACGCTGGTTAG
- the LOC141882124 gene encoding EGF and laminin G domain-containing protein gives MDLKGLASILWLFYCLEVVLSASRQFTGEGFMEYRTTSGNIINSDKDELRIEFSTVQPSGLLFYARNSGGQFADYVALELVGGRLRFSIRYGRSSHSTENLHETLLGKNLNDAKSHSVEILHDKDVTTIYLDKTSDQEKAEHSFKTKYTKLDIDVAMYVGGAADFKALLSVKSNALFMGCIFQAEFKKILPGPVKVIDFLKDDKVTTYPSAMNKKCVAQTYEPFTFSSDDSSFVCSVGGLSSANSLSGSFVFRTYKNKGVLLKQVDGGNGFELSYMEKDVQLKVIIRNSETLLNINYQNELTKINKGNWHYVKFSISPTSFELSVGSKTETRTPAATLPSNFFKGGVTAGGFVGCMNELIINKQKCQPNAGSRIKNVEWSGCNITDFCIFSPCLHGGECTQTGKTFSCGCSGTGYDKGRNSLSVCQFSESESTCESLKKNNPSLSLSDRSYALDFDDSGPIKTYQAFCNFSADPPTTRVESRDFKIKLTPSNQPISQRISYEPSLDAAKALARRSEWCYQYVDFGCKKAKLHTGSNNEKLGFWVSSNGVYQSYWGGAKQGSRSCACGETNPNSCIDPTKKCNCDAGQDKWHSDEGYLNSTTLLPVVEVMFKGVTIGTEANFTVGHLFCAGEISNTATFVNEDGFIKLKAWSPPSNGVISLFFKTPYKKGVLLYNGMLDKDFFQVEIVNETSVGLSYNIGNGVRKIELSLGDKQVNDRSWHHIMIYHNMKVFGFRLDNQEGKHENPLFLKRELNLDNELYVAGYPYDVSKGFVGCIRGLDVNGEVQDLSKLAGEVEYVKSGCGAACENNSCKNHAKCLDHYNVYLCDCSKTPYYGYFCHKENGASFNDRDSQLVYEYPSASDVFRFDIVVGFKLGERKPCSGDIIRLDSSDDSQFYRLSLTNRKLQFDFKGPRGSGSITIDPPSVGDFCRDVHTFALSRRYKVVNYTIDGVKKPKEEIERLDGLFTSMKKVTIGKEGDGGFKGCITGVKVTREAVGQKPETVEPIKEYLYDDKKTDRVTSKDVSKDTCGPEPKVPEIPTPRPVGRGKDFTTSQGSTTNPKLQAEDDDKTAIIVVVVLILVLLLVVLILVIYWYWARHKGEYHTHEDDEELKATDPYIEPAAPRKLKGEEPERKKEWYI, from the exons ATGGATTTGAAAGGGTTGGCGTCGATTTTGTggcttttttattgtttggaaGTTGTACTTTCAG CATCTCGTCAGTTTACCGGTGAAGGTTTCATGGAGTATAGAACAACCTCAGGCAACATCATTAACTCTGACAAGGATGAGTTGCGTATTGAATTCAGCACAGTACAACCCTCTGGTCTACTCTTTTATGCTAGAAACTCAGGAGGACAATTTGCAGACTATGTTGCTCTTGAACTTGTTGGTGGGAGGTTGAG GTTCTCTATACGTTATGGGAGGTCAAGTCATAGCACTGAAAATTTACATGAAACTCTTTTAGGGAAAAACCTCAATGATGCTAAATCACATTCTGTTGAAATCCTCCATGATAAAGATGTCACAACCATTTACCTTGACAAAACATCTGATCAAGAAAAAGCTGAACACAGTTTCAAAACCAAATATACAAAACTAGACATTGATGTAGCCATGTATGTTGGCGGTGCAGCTGATTTCAAAGCTCTTCTCTCTGTTAAATCAAATGCTCTTTTTATGGGCTGCATCTTTCAGGCAGAATTCAAGAAAATATTGCCAGGCCCAGTAAAGGTGATAGACTTTCTGAAGGACGATAAGGTCACCACTTATCCAAGTGCTATGAACAAGAAATGCGTGGCACAAACTTACGAGCCATTTACATTTAGTTCAGATGATTCAAGCTTTGTCTGTTCGGTCGGTGGCTTGTCTTCAGCAAATTCACTGAGTGGAAGTTTCGTGTTCCGTACGTACAAGAATAAGGGGGTTCTTCTCAAACAAGTCGATGGTGGCAATGGATTTGAACTATCATACATGGAGAAGGACGTTCAATTGAAAGTTATCATTCGTAATAGTGAAACCCTACTAAACATCAATTATCAAAATGAGttgacgaaaataaacaagggAAATTGGCACTATGTTAAGTTCAGCATCTCACCAACATCATTTGAGCTGTCAGTGGGTTCCAAGACAGAAACTCGTACTCCTGCTGCGACATTACCAAGTAATTTTTTCAAGGGTGGTGTGACAGCTGGAGGATTTGTTGGTTGTATGAATGAGCTCATCATTAATAAGCAGAAGTGCCAACCAAACGCAGGATCACGAATCAAAAATGTTGAGTGGAGTGGCTGTAACATCACTGACTTTTGTATATTTTCTCCCTGCTTACATGGAGGCGAGTGTACGCAAACAGGCAAGACATTTTCCTGTGGTTGCTCTGGTACTGGTTATGACAAAGGGCGCAACAGTTTGTCTGTTTGTCAATTTT CTGAGTCTGAGTCTACCTGTGAGagtctgaagaaaaacaacccAAGTCTTAGTCTTAGTGACCGTTCGTATGCACTAGATTTTGATGACTCAGGTCCAATCAAGACATACCAGGCATTTTGCAACTTTTCCGCTGACCCTCCAACCACAAGAGTGGAGTCAAGAGACTTCAAGATCAAGCTAACTCCAAGTAACCAACCCATCTCACAGCGAATATCTTATGAACCAAGCTTGGATGCTGCTAAAGCTTTGGCTAGACGCAGTGAATGGTGCTATCAATATGTTGACTTTGGATGCAAGAAAGCAAAGTTACACACTGGAAGTAACAATGAAAAGCTTGGGTTTTGGGTGTCGTCAAATGGAGTGTACCAGAGTTACTGGGGAGGTGCCAAGCAAGGGTCAAGATCATGCGCATGTGGTGAAACAAACCCAAATTCTTGCATTGATCCTACTAAAAAATGCAACTGTGACGCTGGCCAAGACAAGTGGCACAGTGATGAAGGATATCTAAATTCAACAACTCTACTTCCTGTAGTGGAGGTGATGTTTAAGGGAGTGACAATAGGGACAGAGGCAAACTTCACAGTGGGACATCTTTTTTGTGCAG GCGAAATCAGCAACACTGCGACATTTGTAAATGAAGATGGCTTTATCAAACTCAAGGCGTGGTCTCCACCATCAAATGGGGTAATCTCACTTTTCTTCAAGACACCCTATAAGAAAGGAGTATTGCTGTACAATGGCATGCTTGACAaagatttctttcaagttGAAATCGTCAATGAAACTTCAGTTGGTCTCTCGTACAACATTGGCAATGGTGTAAGGAAAATTGAACTTAGTTTGGGAGACAAGCAAGTAAATGACCGCTCCTGGCACCATATTATGATCTATCATAACATGAAAGTCTTTGGATTCAGACTTGATAATCAAGAGGGCAAGCATGAAAATCCATTGTTTTTGAAGAGAGAGTTGAACCTGGATAATGAACTTTATGTTGCTGGTTACCCATATGATGTGTCTAAAGGATTTGTGGGCTGTATTCGTGGACTG GACGTAAATGGTGAAGTTCAGGACTTAAGCAAGCTGGCTGGTGAGGTAGAGTATGTGAAAAGTGGATGCGGTGCTGCCTGTGAGAACAATTCGTGCAAGAATCATGCAAAATGTCTTGATCATTACAATGTGTACCTCTGTGATTGCAGCAAGACTCCATATTATGGCTATTTTTGCCACAAAG AGAATGGTGCATCGTTCAACGATCGAGACAGTCAATTGGTCTACGAGTACCCCTCTGCCTCAGATGTTTTCAGATTTGATATTGTGGTTGGGTTCAAGCTGGGAGAAAGAAAGCCATGCAGCGGGGACATAATACGACTTGACAGCAGTGATGATTCACAATTCTACCGCCTCTCTCTCACTAACAGGAAACTTCAGTTTGACTTTAAGGGTCCTAGAGGTTCAGGATCTATTACAATTGATCCACCCTCAGTTGGAGATTTTTGTAGAGATGTTCACACATTTGCTTTAAGTCGGCGATACAAGGTTGTGAACTACACTATTGATGGAGTTAAGAAACCAAAGGAAGAGATCGAGAGACTGGACGGGCTTTTCACGTCAATGAAGAAGGTAACAATTGGCAAGGAAGGCGATGGCGGCTTCAAGGGTTGTATAACTGGGGTAAAGGTCACACGAGAAGCGGTTGGACAAAAACCAGAAACAGTTGAACCCATCAAGGAATATCTTTATGATGACAAGAAGACGGATCGTGTTACTAGTAAAGACGTTTCGAAGGACACGTGTGGTCCAGAGCCCAAAGTACCCGAGATCCCCACACCACGCCCTGTCGGCAGAGGAAAGGATTTTACTACCTCCCAAGGGAGTACCACTAATCCAAAATTGCAAGCAGAAGATGATGATAAGACGGCAATTATTGTTGTGGTCGTGCTTATTCTGGTTCTTCTCTTAGTCGTGTTGATTCTTGTCATCTACTGGTATTGGGCACGCCATAAGGGAGAGTACCACACACACGAGGACGATGAAGAGTTGAAAGCGACTGATCCATATATTGAACCGGCAGCACCGAGGAAACTCAAAGGAGAGGAACCCGAGAGGAAGAAAGAATGGTACATCTAA